Proteins encoded by one window of Lutibacter sp. A64:
- a CDS encoding SulP family inorganic anion transporter → MTKFITKRVSNVRNDVLSGVTVALALVPEAVAFAFVAGVDPLVGLYAAFMVGLITSIFGGRPGMISGATGALAVVMVSLVSEGNALGNPGENLGLYYLFATVILMGIFQVLAGLLKLGKFVRLIPHPVMMGFVNGLAIVIFLSQLGMFKRTVGGEKVWLEGSQLYVMIGLVALTMLIMWGLPKIKKAQKLPEALIAILIVTGVAIFINFDVATVGSFIRDGGGTGLKGGFPTLKLETFAKVPFTWDSIVFILPYALILAAIGLIESLMTLNLVDDLTETRGDGNRECLAQGGANIVTGLFGGMGGCAMIGQSIINIKGGGRGRLSGIVAAVMLLLFILFGSSYIEEVPIAALVGVMFMVVIGTFAWSSFRIINKIPRADLFVLILVSALTVIFDLAIAVIAGVIFSALVFSWENATRIRARKRMKDDGTKIYEIWGPLFFGSISTFMEKFDVKNDPDRVEIDFVESRVSDHSAVEAIFNLVEKYETAGKKIYLKHLSEECKVLLHKSSSKFKEVIIEAIDDPRYHLAANPEKFTKGLFEK, encoded by the coding sequence ATGACAAAATTTATAACTAAAAGAGTATCAAACGTTAGAAACGATGTATTATCTGGAGTCACCGTTGCTTTAGCTTTAGTACCTGAAGCTGTTGCATTTGCTTTTGTTGCAGGTGTTGATCCGTTAGTAGGGTTGTATGCTGCTTTTATGGTAGGATTAATTACTTCAATTTTTGGAGGTAGGCCAGGTATGATTTCTGGGGCAACTGGAGCTTTGGCTGTTGTTATGGTTAGTTTGGTTTCCGAAGGAAATGCATTGGGTAATCCAGGTGAGAATTTAGGATTGTATTATTTATTTGCAACCGTAATTTTAATGGGGATATTTCAGGTTTTAGCTGGCCTTTTAAAGCTCGGTAAATTTGTGCGTTTAATTCCGCATCCTGTAATGATGGGGTTTGTAAACGGATTGGCAATTGTAATATTTCTTTCACAATTAGGAATGTTTAAAAGAACGGTAGGTGGTGAAAAAGTTTGGCTAGAAGGTAGTCAATTATATGTAATGATTGGTTTGGTGGCTTTAACAATGCTTATAATGTGGGGATTGCCAAAAATTAAAAAAGCCCAAAAATTGCCAGAAGCTTTAATAGCTATTTTAATTGTAACTGGAGTTGCTATATTTATAAATTTTGATGTTGCAACTGTAGGTTCTTTTATTAGAGATGGTGGAGGAACTGGTTTAAAAGGTGGTTTTCCTACCTTAAAGTTAGAAACTTTTGCAAAAGTTCCTTTTACTTGGGATTCTATTGTATTTATATTACCATACGCTTTAATTTTAGCTGCAATTGGTTTAATAGAATCATTAATGACCCTAAATTTAGTTGATGATTTAACAGAAACTCGTGGAGATGGAAATAGAGAATGTTTAGCACAAGGTGGTGCTAATATTGTTACAGGTTTATTTGGTGGAATGGGTGGTTGTGCTATGATTGGTCAATCTATTATAAACATAAAAGGTGGAGGTAGAGGTAGATTATCTGGAATTGTAGCAGCTGTAATGTTATTGTTATTCATATTATTTGGTTCTTCATATATAGAAGAAGTTCCAATTGCAGCCTTAGTAGGTGTAATGTTTATGGTGGTTATTGGTACATTTGCTTGGAGTAGTTTTAGAATTATTAATAAAATTCCAAGAGCAGATTTATTTGTTTTAATTTTAGTTTCTGCATTAACCGTTATTTTCGATTTAGCCATCGCAGTAATTGCAGGTGTAATTTTTAGTGCCTTAGTATTTTCTTGGGAAAATGCAACTAGAATTAGAGCAAGAAAAAGAATGAAAGATGATGGAACAAAAATTTATGAAATTTGGGGACCTTTATTTTTTGGTTCAATTTCAACTTTTATGGAAAAATTTGATGTGAAAAATGATCCTGACCGTGTAGAAATTGATTTTGTTGAATCTAGAGTTTCAGACCATTCAGCAGTAGAAGCTATTTTTAATTTGGTTGAAAAATATGAAACAGCTGGCAAAAAAATTTATTTAAAGCATTTAAGTGAAGAATGTAAAGTATTATTACATAAATCTAGTTCGAAATTTAAAGAGGTTATTATTGAAGCCATTGACGATCCACGTTACCATTTAGCAGCAAATCCAGAAAAATTCACCAAAGGTTTATTTGAAAAATAA
- a CDS encoding pseudouridine synthase has product MENIKHQHFAIYKPDGYLSQFINNQTKRTNKKMLGDLFDFPENTMAIGRLDEPSEGLLLLTTNGKTSEYIRSSKIEKEYYAQVDGIISFEAVETLKNGVEINTENGKYLTKKCTVKKIETPLLPKRNKKIRDDRHGPTSWISITLTEGKFRQVRKMTAVVGFPTLRLVRVRIGNFKLQNMLPGEVKPIEI; this is encoded by the coding sequence ATGGAAAACATTAAACACCAACATTTTGCAATTTACAAACCCGATGGTTATTTAAGTCAGTTTATAAATAACCAAACCAAGCGTACCAATAAAAAAATGCTAGGCGATTTATTTGATTTTCCTGAAAACACAATGGCAATAGGCCGTTTAGACGAACCTTCTGAAGGCTTATTATTATTAACTACCAATGGAAAAACAAGTGAATATATTAGAAGTTCTAAAATAGAAAAAGAATATTATGCCCAAGTTGATGGTATTATCTCTTTTGAAGCCGTTGAAACCTTAAAAAATGGAGTTGAAATTAATACTGAAAACGGGAAATATTTAACTAAAAAATGCACCGTAAAAAAAATAGAAACTCCTTTATTACCAAAAAGAAATAAAAAAATTAGAGACGATCGTCACGGACCAACAAGTTGGATATCTATCACTTTAACCGAAGGAAAATTTAGGCAAGTTCGTAAAATGACTGCTGTAGTTGGATTTCCAACTTTACGCCTAGTTAGAGTTAGAATTGGCAACTTTAAACTTCAAAATATGCTTCCTGGAGAAGTTAAACCAATAGAGATTTAA
- a CDS encoding type IA DNA topoisomerase, whose translation MKVCIAEKPSVAREIATVLGATTKRDGYFEGNGYAVTYTFGHLCTLFEPSDYKPHWKSWDLNNLPMLPEKFKTKVVSNDGIQKQFNIVKSLFDKAEVIINCGDAGQEGELIQRWVIKQANYKGEVQRLWISSLTTEAIKEGFQNLKPSKNYDSLYYAGFSRAIGDWLLGMNATRLYTVKHGGYKQMLSVGRVQTPTLAMLVNRYKEIENFKPQPYWELQTLYRETQFNCEEGRFLKKEEGEIFANKVKESDFEIVSITKKKGKEYAPKLFDLTGLQVYCNNKFGFSADETLKIVQKLYEQKAVTYPRVDTTFLPNDVYPKVPAILKNLTDYQNLTAPLLEKKLKKSSRVFNDKKVTDHHAIIPTGVQISLQYNQKQVYDIITKRFIAVFYDECAVSNTTVIGKADTVSFKTTGKEILKKGWRVVFETPNTPKKEAGILPTFVKGEKGPHIPSFLEKETNPPKHFTEATLLRSMETAGKQVDDDDLRELMKENGIGRPSTRANIIETLFKRKYIVRNKKQLQPTETGIQLIDTIQNELLKSAELTGRWEKKLKEIEQGTFNAGTFIKNMKKMVDNLVYEVRSEKVRANISAVAASKNTTSSNSKKTSKNKKGITNEKCPKCNNGYLLKGKTAYGCSNYKNGCDLKLPFSFLNKKISENQYTRLLKKGCTVNLKGFKTEKGTVEGLIRFDENFNLKLEEKQATRPQNNTKNTPEKINCPKCKKGTILKGKTAYGCSEYKNDCHFIFSFDDIRKKAAGQELTKELVYQILNGKH comes from the coding sequence ATGAAAGTTTGTATTGCCGAAAAACCAAGTGTTGCTCGTGAAATTGCTACTGTTCTAGGAGCAACAACAAAACGCGATGGGTATTTTGAAGGAAATGGTTATGCTGTTACATATACTTTCGGACATTTATGCACTCTATTTGAACCTAGCGATTATAAACCCCATTGGAAAAGTTGGGATTTGAACAACTTACCAATGTTACCTGAAAAATTTAAAACAAAAGTGGTTTCAAATGATGGTATACAAAAGCAATTTAACATAGTAAAAAGTTTATTTGATAAGGCTGAAGTAATTATAAATTGTGGTGATGCAGGACAAGAAGGAGAACTAATTCAACGTTGGGTAATTAAACAAGCTAATTATAAAGGTGAAGTACAACGTTTATGGATTTCATCATTAACTACAGAAGCTATAAAAGAAGGTTTTCAAAATTTAAAACCTTCAAAAAATTACGATAGTTTATATTATGCTGGTTTTTCTAGAGCCATTGGAGATTGGCTTTTAGGTATGAATGCTACCCGTTTATACACCGTAAAACACGGTGGTTACAAACAAATGCTATCTGTTGGTCGTGTGCAAACTCCAACTTTGGCAATGTTAGTAAATAGGTATAAAGAAATTGAAAATTTTAAACCACAACCCTATTGGGAATTACAAACCTTATACCGAGAAACTCAATTTAATTGTGAAGAAGGTCGGTTTTTAAAGAAAGAAGAAGGTGAAATTTTTGCGAATAAAGTAAAAGAAAGCGATTTTGAAATTGTTTCAATTACTAAAAAGAAAGGTAAAGAATACGCTCCAAAATTATTCGATTTAACAGGTTTACAGGTCTATTGCAATAATAAATTTGGTTTTTCTGCGGATGAAACCTTAAAAATTGTTCAAAAATTATACGAACAAAAAGCAGTAACCTACCCAAGAGTTGATACCACTTTTTTACCAAATGATGTATATCCTAAAGTTCCTGCAATTCTAAAAAACCTTACAGATTACCAAAACTTAACAGCTCCTTTACTAGAAAAAAAATTAAAAAAATCATCTAGAGTTTTTAACGATAAAAAAGTTACCGATCACCATGCTATAATTCCTACAGGTGTTCAAATTAGTTTACAATACAATCAAAAACAGGTATATGACATTATTACCAAACGATTTATTGCTGTTTTTTATGATGAATGTGCAGTTTCTAACACAACTGTAATTGGAAAAGCAGATACGGTTTCTTTTAAAACAACTGGAAAAGAAATTTTAAAAAAAGGATGGAGAGTTGTTTTTGAAACTCCAAATACTCCTAAAAAAGAAGCCGGTATTTTACCAACCTTTGTTAAAGGTGAAAAAGGACCTCATATTCCTTCATTTTTAGAAAAAGAAACAAATCCTCCAAAACATTTTACAGAAGCTACGCTTTTACGCTCTATGGAAACTGCTGGCAAACAAGTAGATGATGATGATTTAAGAGAATTGATGAAAGAAAATGGTATTGGTAGACCGTCTACACGTGCAAATATTATTGAAACACTTTTTAAACGTAAATATATTGTTAGAAATAAAAAACAATTACAACCTACTGAAACTGGAATTCAATTAATTGATACCATTCAAAATGAATTACTAAAATCTGCTGAACTTACAGGAAGATGGGAAAAAAAATTAAAAGAAATTGAACAAGGAACTTTTAATGCCGGAACTTTTATAAAAAATATGAAAAAAATGGTGGATAACCTAGTATACGAAGTCCGTTCTGAAAAAGTGAGAGCAAATATTTCAGCAGTAGCAGCATCAAAAAACACAACTTCTTCCAACTCTAAAAAAACTTCAAAAAACAAAAAGGGAATTACTAACGAAAAATGCCCTAAATGTAATAACGGTTATCTTCTAAAAGGAAAAACTGCTTACGGATGTAGCAACTATAAAAATGGTTGTGATTTAAAACTTCCGTTTAGTTTTTTAAATAAAAAAATATCTGAAAACCAATATACTAGATTATTAAAAAAAGGATGTACTGTAAATTTAAAAGGATTTAAAACCGAAAAAGGCACTGTTGAAGGCTTAATTCGTTTTGATGAAAATTTCAATTTAAAATTAGAAGAGAAACAGGCTACTCGCCCTCAAAACAACACTAAAAATACACCTGAAAAAATCAATTGCCCTAAATGTAAAAAAGGTACTATTTTAAAAGGAAAAACTGCTTACGGCTGTAGCGAATATAAAAATGATTGCCATTTTATTTTTAGTTTTGATGATATTAGAAAAAAAGCCGCTGGACAAGAGTTAACTAAAGAATTAGTATATCAAATTTTAAATGGAAAACATTAA
- the lpxD gene encoding UDP-3-O-(3-hydroxymyristoyl)glucosamine N-acyltransferase: protein MKSYSIQEINSILNGELLGTTSHKITGPEHLSKATENQISFIGNKKFVHLWKSSKASVAIVNLNLLVEPTENRAIIKVKDADLAMAKLLEVFNPDLPKLEQDIHPTAVIDETAKIGAHCKIGANCYVGKNVELGDNVHLYPNVVIFEASKIGHRTVIWSGTVIRERTEIGNDCIFHLNVSIGADGFGYRPKEDGSGLLKVPHIGNVIIGNNVEIGANSSVDRAKFSATIIGDGCKIDNLVQIAHNCVLGRSCIMAGSSGLAGSVTLGDGVIIGGASSIKDHVTIGSGAVVGGGSGVMSDVPAGKTVVGYPATDARDTFRQWVAIKKLGKG, encoded by the coding sequence ATGAAATCATACTCAATTCAAGAAATCAACTCAATTTTAAATGGAGAATTATTAGGAACAACTTCTCATAAAATAACAGGGCCAGAACACTTAAGTAAAGCAACTGAAAATCAAATTAGTTTTATAGGAAATAAAAAATTTGTCCACTTATGGAAGTCTTCTAAAGCAAGTGTAGCTATTGTAAATCTAAACTTATTGGTAGAACCTACTGAAAATAGAGCGATTATAAAAGTTAAAGATGCCGATTTAGCAATGGCTAAATTATTAGAGGTTTTTAATCCTGATTTACCTAAATTAGAACAAGACATTCATCCAACTGCAGTAATAGACGAAACTGCAAAAATTGGTGCACATTGTAAAATTGGCGCAAATTGTTATGTTGGAAAAAATGTTGAATTAGGAGATAATGTGCATTTATATCCAAATGTTGTAATTTTTGAAGCTTCTAAAATTGGACATAGAACAGTAATATGGTCTGGAACCGTAATACGTGAACGAACCGAAATTGGAAATGATTGTATTTTTCATTTAAATGTAAGTATTGGAGCCGACGGCTTTGGTTACCGACCAAAAGAAGACGGAAGCGGTTTGTTAAAAGTACCACATATTGGTAATGTTATTATTGGTAATAATGTTGAAATTGGTGCAAATTCTTCTGTTGATCGTGCTAAATTTAGTGCAACAATAATTGGTGATGGTTGTAAAATTGATAATTTGGTACAAATAGCGCACAATTGTGTGTTAGGGCGTTCTTGTATTATGGCAGGAAGTAGTGGTTTGGCTGGCTCTGTAACTTTAGGTGATGGTGTAATAATTGGAGGAGCATCTTCAATTAAAGATCATGTAACTATTGGTTCAGGGGCTGTTGTTGGTGGTGGTTCAGGTGTAATGAGTGATGTGCCGGCAGGTAAAACAGTTGTTGGATATCCTGCTACAGATGCAAGGGATACCTTTAGACAATGGGTGGCAATAAAAAAACTTGGAAAAGGGTAG
- a CDS encoding outer membrane protein assembly factor BamE, which produces MLKELKEIKPGIGLGFLKFGMSRAQVKELLGEPTFIDKYSHSEAANDATESWEYDELFLSISFDEAEDWKLMMISVSSDYYELEEVSLIGLSESKLVDQLDEIDYGNVYVEDCSESDDEDNKVIEIDEKSINFWLTNGVLDEIQWSPLFINDDTIKWPK; this is translated from the coding sequence ATGTTAAAAGAATTAAAAGAGATTAAACCTGGTATTGGATTGGGATTTCTAAAGTTTGGAATGTCTAGAGCACAAGTAAAAGAATTGCTTGGTGAACCTACATTTATTGATAAATATTCGCATTCTGAAGCAGCTAATGATGCAACAGAATCTTGGGAGTATGACGAATTATTTTTATCTATTAGTTTTGATGAAGCCGAAGACTGGAAACTAATGATGATTTCTGTTAGTTCAGATTATTATGAGTTAGAAGAAGTATCGTTAATTGGGTTAAGCGAAAGCAAATTGGTAGATCAATTAGATGAGATTGATTATGGAAATGTATATGTTGAAGATTGTTCTGAGAGTGACGATGAAGATAATAAAGTAATTGAAATTGATGAAAAATCAATTAACTTTTGGTTGACAAATGGAGTATTAGATGAAATTCAATGGTCTCCTTTATTTATTAATGACGATACTATAAAATGGCCTAAATAA
- a CDS encoding alpha/beta fold hydrolase, with translation MLNYTTYKHKTSKEWVTFVHGAGGSSSIWFKQIRSFSAIYNVLILDLRGHGNSKKVLQEAFKEKYTFDAITHDIVEVIDHLNIKQSHFAGISLGTILIRNLAEKHPERVKSMIMGGAIMKLNLKSQLLIRIGVLFKSIVPYLLLYKLFAFIIMPRKNHKKSRLIFVNEAKKLYQKEFIRWFKLTSEINPLLRFFRTTAINIPTFYIMGEEDHLFLPSIKEVVETHLKSTLFVIENCGHVVNIEQAQVFNQQSIQFIENQ, from the coding sequence ATGTTAAATTATACTACGTACAAACATAAAACTTCAAAAGAATGGGTAACATTTGTACACGGAGCTGGAGGAAGCTCGTCCATTTGGTTTAAACAAATTAGAAGCTTTAGTGCTATTTACAATGTTTTAATATTAGATTTAAGAGGGCATGGAAACAGTAAAAAAGTATTACAAGAAGCTTTTAAAGAAAAATATACTTTTGATGCTATTACACATGATATTGTTGAAGTAATTGATCATTTAAATATAAAACAATCGCATTTTGCTGGTATTTCTTTGGGTACAATTTTAATTAGAAATTTAGCTGAAAAACATCCTGAACGTGTAAAAAGTATGATTATGGGTGGAGCTATTATGAAACTCAATCTAAAATCTCAATTATTAATACGTATTGGTGTACTTTTTAAATCGATTGTTCCGTATTTACTTTTATATAAGTTATTTGCATTTATTATAATGCCTCGTAAAAATCATAAAAAATCGCGTTTAATTTTTGTTAACGAAGCTAAAAAATTATATCAAAAAGAATTTATTCGATGGTTTAAACTAACTTCAGAAATAAATCCTTTATTACGTTTTTTTAGAACAACAGCTATTAATATTCCTACTTTTTATATTATGGGTGAAGAAGATCATTTGTTTTTACCTTCGATAAAAGAAGTAGTAGAAACTCATTTAAAATCTACTTTATTTGTAATAGAAAATTGTGGTCATGTTGTAAATATTGAGCAAGCTCAAGTATTCAACCAACAATCAATTCAGTTTATTGAAAATCAATAA
- a CDS encoding DUF1853 family protein → MNLNTKEIQLQYEGFLKTPQLWINNAVFGLEQFILQKENITQFNGNIVKNQRLGKRVERFLSHQLRQNTSIKILTENTQIQNDKTTVGELDCILKQNNTPVHLEVIYKFYLYDASVGKTTLDHWIGPNRKDSLVEKLRKLKDKQLPLLYNPFTKPLLKKLKLSPENIQQKVLFKAQLFIPYQTTKINFELLNKNCVKGFYIHFNELQQFNTCKFYIPTKINWLQEIETQTKWLPFEVFLQKLTVFIQQKTAPLCWLKKSNGETEKFFVVWW, encoded by the coding sequence ATGAATTTAAACACCAAAGAAATACAATTACAATACGAAGGTTTTTTAAAAACACCTCAACTATGGATTAACAATGCTGTTTTTGGCTTAGAACAATTTATTCTTCAAAAAGAAAACATCACACAGTTTAACGGAAACATTGTTAAAAATCAGCGATTAGGAAAGCGTGTTGAACGTTTTTTAAGTCATCAATTGCGACAAAATACTTCTATTAAAATTTTAACAGAAAATACTCAAATTCAAAATGACAAAACTACTGTAGGTGAACTAGATTGTATTTTAAAGCAAAATAACACTCCTGTCCATTTAGAAGTTATTTATAAATTTTACTTGTATGATGCTTCTGTTGGAAAAACAACATTAGACCATTGGATTGGCCCTAACAGAAAAGATAGTTTGGTTGAAAAATTGCGTAAATTAAAAGATAAACAACTACCTCTTTTGTACAATCCGTTTACCAAACCATTACTAAAAAAATTAAAACTCTCCCCAGAAAACATTCAACAAAAAGTACTTTTTAAAGCCCAATTATTTATTCCGTACCAGACAACTAAAATCAATTTTGAATTGTTAAATAAAAATTGTGTGAAAGGATTTTACATTCATTTTAATGAATTACAACAATTTAATACTTGTAAATTTTACATTCCAACAAAAATAAATTGGTTACAAGAAATTGAAACACAAACCAAATGGTTGCCTTTTGAAGTATTTTTACAAAAGTTAACAGTTTTTATTCAACAAAAAACAGCTCCACTCTGCTGGTTAAAAAAATCTAATGGCGAAACTGAAAAATTCTTTGTTGTTTGGTGGTAA
- a CDS encoding M14 family metallopeptidase, whose translation MKKITLLLLVISISCSKTPKQNSPDFTTKFEKTNGLETTTYTETITYFKQLAAEFPEIDIKEIGTTDSGNPLHLIVFNSTKEFDFAKINKNSKNVILINNAIHPGEPDGVDASMLLLRDIAQNPDKIKTLENIVLAVIPIYNIGGALNRSTHSRANQNGPKEYGFRGNTRNFDLNRDFIKADTKNARAFAEVFHLVNPDVFIDNHVSNGADYQYAITHLFTQHNKLGNDLGLFLETTMRPVIEADLLKKDIIITPYVNVWGTTPEAGFSQFFDSPRYSTGYTSLFNSLGFMVETHMLKPYKQRVEQTYSLLESAIDFTIKNSSKIKKLRKNAVAKILAKKTYPITFEIAKDTFTTLQFKGYEGSYIDSKITNGKRLFYDRTKPYTKPVKYYNNYKVTKEITIPKAYILNQGWWKVIERLNENNIAYTVFKNDTIITAEEQYIADYKTRTTAYEGHYLHYNTTVSTSTKEIKFNKGAIYIPVNQFGARYIIETLEASATDSFFNWNYFDSVLQQKEGYSAYVFEDIAEQFLKDNPDVKKELVKKIATDVDFAKNTRAQLDFIYKKSPYYEAAHLKLPIHKVF comes from the coding sequence ATGAAAAAAATAACACTCTTACTTTTAGTTATCTCTATTTCTTGCTCTAAAACTCCTAAACAAAATTCTCCAGATTTCACTACTAAATTTGAAAAAACTAATGGTTTAGAAACCACAACTTATACAGAAACAATCACCTATTTTAAACAATTAGCAGCTGAATTTCCTGAAATTGACATTAAAGAAATTGGTACAACCGATAGTGGAAACCCACTTCATTTAATAGTTTTTAATAGTACAAAAGAATTTGATTTCGCTAAAATTAATAAAAATTCTAAAAATGTTATTCTAATAAATAATGCCATTCACCCTGGAGAACCAGACGGTGTAGATGCTTCTATGTTACTTTTACGAGATATTGCTCAAAATCCAGATAAAATAAAAACCTTAGAGAATATTGTTTTAGCTGTAATTCCAATTTATAATATTGGTGGCGCTTTAAATAGAAGCACGCATTCTAGAGCAAACCAAAACGGGCCAAAAGAATACGGTTTTAGAGGAAATACCAGAAACTTTGATTTAAATAGAGATTTTATAAAAGCCGACACAAAAAATGCACGTGCTTTTGCTGAAGTTTTTCATCTAGTAAATCCAGATGTTTTTATTGACAATCACGTTAGCAATGGCGCAGATTACCAATATGCAATTACACATTTATTTACACAACATAACAAATTAGGTAATGATTTAGGGCTGTTTTTAGAAACCACTATGAGACCTGTAATTGAAGCCGATTTACTAAAAAAAGACATTATAATTACACCTTATGTAAATGTTTGGGGTACTACTCCAGAAGCTGGTTTTAGTCAGTTTTTTGATTCTCCAAGGTATTCTACAGGTTATACAAGTCTATTCAATTCTTTAGGTTTTATGGTAGAAACACATATGCTAAAACCTTACAAACAACGTGTAGAACAAACCTACAGTTTACTTGAAAGCGCTATAGATTTTACTATAAAAAACAGTTCAAAAATTAAAAAATTACGTAAAAATGCAGTAGCAAAAATTTTAGCAAAAAAAACATATCCAATCACTTTTGAAATTGCTAAAGATACATTTACAACACTTCAATTTAAAGGTTATGAAGGAAGTTATATAGATAGTAAAATAACCAACGGAAAACGCCTATTTTACGATAGAACAAAGCCATATACTAAACCTGTTAAATATTACAATAATTATAAAGTTACAAAAGAAATCACCATTCCAAAAGCTTATATTTTAAATCAAGGTTGGTGGAAAGTTATAGAACGATTAAATGAAAACAATATAGCATATACCGTTTTTAAAAACGATACAATAATTACTGCTGAAGAACAGTATATAGCAGATTATAAAACTAGAACTACTGCTTATGAAGGGCATTACTTGCATTACAACACTACCGTTTCAACTTCAACCAAAGAAATTAAATTTAATAAAGGTGCTATTTATATTCCTGTAAATCAATTTGGGGCACGTTATATTATAGAAACTTTAGAAGCCTCTGCAACAGATTCGTTTTTTAACTGGAATTATTTTGATAGTGTTTTACAACAAAAAGAAGGATATTCTGCTTATGTTTTTGAAGATATTGCCGAACAGTTTTTAAAAGACAATCCAGATGTAAAAAAAGAATTAGTTAAAAAAATAGCCACCGATGTTGACTTTGCAAAAAATACAAGAGCTCAATTAGATTTTATTTATAAAAAATCTCCTTATTATGAAGCTGCTCATTTAAAACTACCAATACACAAAGTGTTTTAA
- the coaD gene encoding pantetheine-phosphate adenylyltransferase — protein MKKAIFPGSFDPITLGHVDIINRALPLFDEIIIAIGVNSDKKYMFSLEDRENFIKENYKNEPKIKVLTYSGLTTDFCKKMNVDFILRGLRNPADFEFEKAIAQTNRKLSNIETVFLLTSSDTAFISSSIVRDVYRHGGDISSFVPESVSKK, from the coding sequence ATGAAAAAAGCAATTTTTCCTGGCTCGTTTGACCCAATAACACTTGGTCACGTAGATATTATAAATAGAGCCTTACCTTTATTTGATGAGATTATAATTGCAATTGGAGTAAATTCTGATAAAAAATATATGTTTTCTCTAGAAGATCGAGAAAATTTTATAAAAGAAAACTACAAAAACGAACCTAAAATTAAAGTGCTAACCTATTCTGGTTTAACTACAGATTTTTGCAAAAAAATGAATGTAGATTTTATTTTACGTGGTTTAAGAAATCCTGCCGATTTTGAATTTGAAAAAGCTATTGCACAAACCAATAGAAAACTTTCTAATATTGAAACTGTATTTTTATTAACCTCTTCAGATACTGCTTTTATCAGTTCAAGTATTGTTAGAGATGTTTACAGACACGGAGGAGATATTTCTAGCTTTGTGCCAGAAAGCGTTAGTAAAAAATAA
- a CDS encoding D-alanine--D-alanine ligase has product MKKNIAIIMGGYSSEVDISLNSGAVVYQHISKDKYNPYKIHILKNKWVLVDDSNKEYPINKHDFSAEIDGKKITFDCVFNAIHGSPGENGSILAYLELIGLKHTSAPFYQMALTFNKRDCLSAIKQYGIKTATSYYLDKGDAIDIDTIIAKVGLPCFVKPNNAGSSFGISKVKTKDEMLPAIEKAYNEDSQILIEAFLDGSEVSIGVINYNNKITVLPMTEIVTENDFFDYEAKYEGKAEEITPARVSEELHKKLEKTAIKTYKALNMSGFSRSEYIIVNNEPHFLEMNTVPGLTAASLIPQQAAIAGISLQQLFDNAVEMALKN; this is encoded by the coding sequence ATGAAAAAAAATATTGCCATTATTATGGGGGGTTACTCCTCTGAAGTTGATATTTCACTTAATAGCGGAGCTGTAGTATATCAACATATTTCTAAAGATAAATATAACCCTTACAAAATTCATATTTTAAAAAATAAATGGGTTTTAGTTGATGATTCTAACAAAGAATATCCAATAAACAAACACGATTTTTCTGCAGAAATTGATGGTAAAAAAATCACTTTCGACTGTGTTTTTAATGCAATACACGGAAGTCCTGGTGAAAACGGAAGCATTTTAGCCTATCTAGAATTAATTGGTTTAAAACACACCTCTGCCCCATTCTATCAAATGGCATTAACTTTTAATAAACGAGATTGTTTAAGTGCTATTAAACAATACGGCATAAAAACAGCTACCTCTTATTATTTAGACAAAGGAGATGCAATTGATATTGATACAATAATTGCTAAAGTTGGCTTACCATGTTTTGTAAAACCAAATAATGCTGGTTCTAGTTTTGGAATTTCTAAAGTTAAAACTAAAGACGAAATGTTACCTGCTATTGAAAAAGCCTATAATGAAGATTCTCAAATTTTAATTGAAGCCTTTTTAGACGGAAGCGAAGTTTCTATTGGTGTAATAAATTATAACAATAAAATTACGGTTTTACCAATGACAGAAATTGTAACAGAAAACGACTTTTTTGATTATGAAGCTAAATACGAAGGTAAAGCTGAGGAAATTACGCCAGCACGAGTTTCTGAAGAACTTCATAAAAAATTAGAAAAAACAGCCATTAAAACTTATAAAGCATTAAATATGAGCGGCTTTTCGCGTTCTGAATACATTATAGTAAACAATGAACCTCATTTTTTAGAAATGAATACAGTTCCTGGTTTAACAGCTGCAAGCTTAATACCGCAGCAAGCTGCAATTGCAGGCATTAGTTTACAACAACTTTTTGATAATGCCGTAGAAATGGCTTTAAAAAATTAA